The proteins below are encoded in one region of Limnochorda pilosa:
- a CDS encoding DUF4185 domain-containing protein, whose product MQRGRVGWWILAATVWCGGTLGAGAADEPIDPIVGIRTTQVAPLTGSSSVNRTEGVDVIGTDLGVLAEVDGTIYIAFGDTFGYGKTNWRSNVLARTTDVEPSDGITLDGWITDELGRAREIVPGLKESNDAGGEVTKIPTALTSVDGRLYMAFMSVRRWGPPGRWDANYATWAYSDDRGEAWHVVDPPIWPEESGFIMLAVSQQRGRGNAEGYLWLLATPAGRFGGVKAARVRPEEILDRGAYQYYSGPGADGQPQWSRDPAEAVEVIPAPAGEGSLLWNPYLDRWIYTYLNERSHNMELRSAPRPWGPWSRPHTLSEAAKYPSLYGGFMTPSWVEDDGRVIYFLMSQFGPYNVYVMRAELETGGGPTDE is encoded by the coding sequence ATGCAGCGTGGACGGGTCGGGTGGTGGATCCTCGCCGCCACCGTGTGGTGCGGGGGCACCTTGGGGGCGGGAGCAGCGGACGAGCCGATCGATCCCATCGTCGGAATCAGGACCACCCAAGTCGCCCCGCTGACAGGCTCGAGCTCGGTCAACCGCACCGAGGGCGTGGACGTGATCGGGACCGATCTGGGGGTCTTGGCTGAAGTCGATGGTACGATCTACATCGCCTTCGGCGATACCTTCGGATACGGAAAGACCAACTGGCGCTCGAACGTGCTCGCGCGCACGACGGACGTGGAGCCTTCCGACGGGATCACCCTGGACGGCTGGATCACGGACGAGCTCGGCCGTGCCAGGGAAATCGTTCCAGGTCTCAAGGAGAGCAACGACGCTGGCGGTGAGGTAACCAAGATCCCCACGGCTCTCACGTCCGTGGACGGGCGCCTGTACATGGCGTTCATGTCGGTGCGCCGCTGGGGGCCGCCCGGCCGGTGGGACGCGAATTACGCCACGTGGGCGTACTCGGACGACCGGGGCGAGGCGTGGCATGTGGTGGACCCACCGATCTGGCCAGAAGAGAGCGGGTTCATCATGCTGGCCGTCTCTCAGCAGCGCGGGCGCGGGAACGCCGAGGGGTATCTATGGCTCCTGGCGACGCCTGCCGGAAGGTTCGGAGGAGTGAAGGCGGCGAGGGTAAGGCCCGAGGAGATCCTGGATCGCGGGGCCTATCAGTACTACAGCGGCCCCGGCGCGGACGGGCAGCCTCAATGGTCCCGAGATCCCGCCGAGGCCGTGGAGGTGATCCCCGCCCCGGCGGGGGAGGGTTCGCTCCTTTGGAACCCGTACCTCGACCGCTGGATCTACACGTACCTCAACGAACGCTCGCACAACATGGAGCTTCGCTCCGCTCCCCGGCCGTGGGGGCCGTGGAGCAGGCCCCATACGCTATCCGAGGCCGCGAAGTATCCGTCCCTCTACGGCGGGTTCATGACCCCTTCGTGGGTGGAAGACGACGGCCGGGTGATCTACTTCCTGATGTCGCAGTTCGGACCGTACAACGTCTATGTCATGCGGGCCGAGTTGGAGACAGGAGGCGGTCCAACCGACGAGTGA
- a CDS encoding carbohydrate ABC transporter permease: MRSPRVTGLLQPFGSARRRAQTWRHLLLSLLAAVFILPLYWMIVSALKGPSEIFAVPPVWIPSRWNWNHFVDVFQQVPFARWMFNSGFVSITVTLVALLTHSMAAYSLARLRYRGRRVLFGLIIGTLMVPFWVIMIPLYIEVRAFGWLDTYWALIIPAIPNAFGIFLLHQFYLGIPHELEEAATIDGCSKAGIFFRIVLPLSKPIMAALAVFFFVANWNSFLWPLLVTNATEMKTVQVGIAGFSGQYQNPWGYLMAANTIAVLPNLVVFLLLQRQLMASITMSGIKG; encoded by the coding sequence ATGAGGTCACCTCGGGTGACGGGGCTGCTCCAGCCGTTCGGTTCGGCTCGGCGCAGGGCCCAGACGTGGCGGCACCTCCTCCTCTCGCTCCTGGCCGCGGTGTTCATCCTGCCGCTGTACTGGATGATCGTCAGCGCGCTCAAAGGGCCGTCCGAGATCTTCGCGGTGCCCCCGGTATGGATCCCAAGCAGGTGGAACTGGAACCACTTCGTCGACGTCTTCCAGCAGGTGCCCTTCGCGCGGTGGATGTTCAACTCAGGTTTCGTGTCGATCACGGTCACCCTCGTTGCGCTCCTGACCCACTCCATGGCGGCCTACTCGCTGGCCCGGCTCCGCTACCGAGGGCGCAGGGTGCTGTTCGGGTTGATCATCGGCACCCTGATGGTGCCCTTCTGGGTCATCATGATCCCGCTCTACATCGAGGTACGGGCCTTCGGCTGGCTTGACACCTACTGGGCCCTCATCATTCCGGCGATCCCCAACGCGTTCGGGATCTTCCTGTTGCACCAGTTCTACCTGGGGATCCCCCACGAACTCGAAGAGGCCGCCACCATCGACGGTTGCAGCAAGGCGGGGATCTTCTTCCGTATCGTGCTCCCGCTCTCGAAGCCGATCATGGCGGCCCTCGCGGTCTTCTTCTTCGTTGCCAACTGGAACAGCTTCCTGTGGCCGCTCCTGGTCACCAACGCGACGGAGATGAAGACGGTCCAGGTCGGGATCGCCGGGTTCTCAGGGCAGTACCAGAACCCCTGGGGTTACCTGATGGCGGCGAACACCATCGCGGTCCTGCCCAACCTGGTCGTCTTCCTCCTCCTGCAGCGCCAGTTGATGGCGAGCATCACCATGTCCGGGATCAAGGGATGA
- a CDS encoding carbohydrate ABC transporter permease: MRFRTWADRATGYLFVLPDLLGLVVFVIAPAVLGLILSLFDWSGLGPMTFVGLSNYKTMFEDPIFLRSLGITFRYVAVFVGGNFVLAMALALLVQHQGRGIGFYRAVFFAPASISLVVVGFVWKFMFQPNGLINGLIKTLGFPGQPFLGSMSQALGVVLSLSFYLSAGYFMVILIAGLNDIPEQYYHAAMVDGATKLQQFWHVTLPLLKPTSFFVLVMSILQGFQVFDQIYVLTGGGPFYATTTTVFYAFQSAFRYYQFGYASAITVVIFAIQVALSVVLFRLLKGGRVA; this comes from the coding sequence ATGCGGTTCCGGACGTGGGCGGATCGCGCGACAGGCTATCTCTTTGTCTTGCCGGACTTGCTGGGCCTGGTGGTCTTCGTCATCGCCCCCGCCGTGCTGGGCCTCATCCTGAGTCTGTTCGACTGGTCCGGGCTGGGCCCCATGACGTTCGTCGGCCTAAGCAACTACAAGACCATGTTCGAGGACCCGATCTTCCTGCGCTCCCTTGGGATCACGTTCCGGTACGTGGCCGTCTTCGTGGGCGGCAACTTCGTTCTCGCCATGGCGCTGGCCTTACTGGTGCAGCATCAGGGACGCGGGATCGGCTTCTACCGGGCCGTCTTCTTCGCGCCGGCCTCCATCTCGCTGGTGGTGGTCGGTTTCGTCTGGAAGTTCATGTTCCAGCCGAACGGGTTGATCAACGGGCTCATCAAGACGTTGGGGTTTCCCGGCCAGCCGTTCCTTGGATCCATGTCCCAGGCGCTGGGCGTGGTCCTGTCGCTCTCCTTTTATCTTTCCGCGGGCTATTTCATGGTCATCCTGATCGCGGGGCTGAACGACATCCCCGAGCAGTACTATCACGCTGCGATGGTGGATGGAGCCACGAAGCTCCAGCAGTTCTGGCACGTCACGCTGCCGCTGCTGAAGCCCACCAGCTTCTTCGTGCTCGTCATGAGCATCTTGCAAGGCTTCCAGGTCTTCGACCAGATATACGTCTTGACGGGCGGGGGTCCGTTCTATGCCACGACCACCACGGTCTTCTACGCCTTCCAGAGTGCGTTTCGATACTACCAGTTCGGCTATGCCTCGGCCATCACCGTGGTGATCTTTGCCATTCAGGTCGCGTTGTCGGTCGTACTCTTCCGCTTGCTGAAAGGGGGCCGCGTGGCATGA
- a CDS encoding ABC transporter substrate-binding protein, which produces MRRACLVAWVLALTLAATLAAPAFAAEPITFWKFADTYGDPTIQEYVDQWNAAHSPKVEFVSIPWAEYTTTRLTAAFASGQGPDVFWVSPGDFLRYVSNGILEPMDTYLTASQVEDLVPVARDKATVNGRIYGVPVELEPLAVFYDKDLFEEKGLAVPQSWDELVRVAQALTTPERFGLVIEPAADFYQLFTFYPFLWSAGGDVMDEGWTQARIASPESVAALQFWSDLVNVHGVSPKSQPAAANDVTMLGSGFGAMQVTGMWAVKILKEQYPDFNYGVFPVPPKERGGESVSVTGGWMQVINAKSKDVEGAAEFTRWLFYESDFPVVWTIQKNSKFPTLQSILDANREYFHSGPMKVFTEEILPAARPEPRFPPEVQRALLDALQGTMFGGVPAEMAAKTAEAQINRFLRTYTGAR; this is translated from the coding sequence CTGGCGTTGACCCTGGCAGCAACTCTCGCGGCGCCGGCCTTCGCCGCGGAACCGATCACCTTCTGGAAGTTCGCAGACACCTACGGCGATCCCACCATACAGGAGTACGTCGACCAGTGGAACGCAGCGCACTCGCCCAAAGTCGAATTCGTGAGCATCCCATGGGCAGAGTACACCACCACCCGCCTCACGGCTGCCTTTGCGTCGGGGCAGGGGCCCGATGTTTTCTGGGTCAGCCCCGGCGACTTCCTCCGCTATGTGAGCAACGGGATCCTGGAGCCCATGGACACGTACCTGACCGCGTCTCAGGTGGAAGACCTGGTTCCGGTTGCTCGCGACAAGGCGACGGTCAACGGGCGCATCTATGGCGTGCCGGTAGAGCTGGAGCCGCTTGCCGTCTTCTACGATAAGGACCTCTTTGAAGAGAAGGGTCTGGCGGTCCCCCAGTCCTGGGACGAGCTCGTGAGAGTCGCCCAGGCCTTGACCACACCGGAGCGCTTCGGACTGGTCATCGAGCCTGCCGCGGACTTCTACCAGCTCTTCACCTTCTATCCCTTCCTCTGGTCCGCTGGCGGCGACGTGATGGACGAGGGGTGGACCCAAGCGCGGATCGCATCGCCCGAGTCTGTCGCCGCCCTGCAGTTCTGGTCCGACCTGGTGAACGTCCACGGGGTTTCCCCCAAGAGCCAGCCGGCCGCTGCCAACGATGTCACCATGCTGGGCAGCGGATTCGGCGCCATGCAAGTCACCGGCATGTGGGCTGTGAAGATCCTCAAGGAGCAATATCCGGACTTCAACTACGGCGTCTTCCCTGTGCCACCCAAGGAGCGCGGAGGCGAGAGCGTCAGCGTGACGGGCGGCTGGATGCAGGTGATCAACGCCAAGTCGAAGGACGTTGAGGGCGCGGCGGAGTTCACCCGGTGGCTCTTCTACGAGTCCGACTTCCCCGTGGTCTGGACCATCCAGAAGAACTCCAAGTTCCCCACGCTGCAGAGTATCCTGGACGCGAACCGGGAGTACTTCCACTCGGGCCCGATGAAGGTCTTCACGGAGGAGATCCTGCCTGCGGCCCGCCCGGAACCCCGGTTCCCGCCGGAGGTCCAAAGGGCCCTGCTCGACGCGCTCCAGGGGACGATGTTCGGTGGAGTCCCCGCTGAGATGGCAGCCAAGACCGCTGAAGCGCAGATCAACCGCTTCCTGAGGACCTACACGGGCGCTCGGTAG